ACAGATACAGATTAGTTTTTAGCCTAATATCTTTTGTTTTCAGATGATCGTCGTGGTGAAATATATTCAGAATGATTGATgggaaataataatgattaatcacAGGATTTTAAAGTGGTCATTATTAACAAATGAGCTCAAggaggaaataaattaaatgtcTATCTGCAGAAATTGAGCATTGCAGAGTAATACACAGCAGTATTGAGCATCATATGTTCTTAATGCTGTGTAAACGTGACTCCGCTGTGTGTGTTTGGTGCGTCTCCACTCTCATATTCAGTGTGTTTTGAgtttttcttatgatttatcaattaaaaatgtttttctctCCTCAGAGGAATCGTGGAGAAGAAGCTGGCGGCGTGTGTGAACATCATCCCGCAGATCacatctgtgtgagtgtgtgtttgttttgtatttgattgtgtgtttatacactcgctggccactttattaggtacacacacctgtccaactgctcgttagtgcaaatttctaatcagccaatcacatggcagcaactcagtgcattaaagctgcggtcacactggacttttcctcccatagactttcattcatacacaAATGAAGGCGGCAGACTGGAAACGCGAGCTCGTGCGTCatgtttcgcaggtcgctgcggtgcaaagttcaagcttggtgatctCTGACCTGTGtaatcgcatcacatgactgcgtgagaccaatcgaggattaaaacaggacctctctgaacagaaatttaaaacatggagcgatcgctcgctttattaatgtctaatcatcttgtttaatcccgttaatttacagcgccgcacgacagaatttcacatgctcggactctagtgtgaccacagctttagacatgtagacatggtcaagaccaaaatctctgaggaatatttccagtagcttgttgaatctctgccacgaaggattaaagcagttctgaaggcaaaagggggtccaacctggtactagtaaactgtacctaataaagtggccagtgagtgtatgtttgtgtgcaagTCAGAGAGTctgatgtgtgtatgtatgtgtcatTTTTCTGTCAGTGTGTGATATACAGTAATATGATGCAggtctaatgtgtgtgtgtgtgtgtgtgtgtgtgctgcaggtACGAGTGGCAGGGGAAGATCGAGGAGGACAATGAAGTTCTGCTGGTGAGCCATACActtgcacacaaacatacacacacatgattaTTAACATGATCACACACACGTTGACATGTTTATCTCTGTCACTTCGCTTGTTTTAAGctgttatttaattttcataCAATGGAAACGTGTAAAAACTCTGAGTTTCTTCCAAAATTTTCCTCTCAGTCCTGGTTTACTGAACTCTTCCTTTTCCAGAGCCCTGCTGATCTGACTCGGGTGtttaataatcacacacacaatgaaaacaGTACagattattgcaatattttgaagCACATTTAAACATGGCAAATATCAGCAGTGCatgtacacattcattcattcattcatcttcttttcagcttagtccctttattaatatgcggtcgccacagtgtaatgaaccgccaactattccagcatatgttttacaccgcggatgctcttacagctgcaacccaacactgggaaacacccatgcacactcattcacacacacagacacacacacacactcatacactacggccagtttagttgatcaattcccctgtagcgcatgtgtttggactgtgggggaaaccggagcacctggcggaaacccacaccaacacagggagaacatgcaaactccacactgaaactgCATGTACGCATGTCAATATAATCTGTGTTCTGTAATACGTTTTTCCTCAGATGATCAAGACAAGAAGTTCAAAGATTCCTGATCTCGCCGAATATGTCCggtaactctctctctctcacactcacacacacacacacacacacacacacacacacaaacacaggtcaAGCACAGATACACGTTGTGTCTCCAGTAGTCTAGTACGAGTTGATGTTTCCatgtttgtcatttaaaatgcacAAGTTAAGCTGAGATTTTTCATAAGCATTAATAATTCCCTTAAATGCCTGCAGACGTCTTTGATGAATCAGAATGTGTGGGGGaaaagtgtgtgtatgaatgagaagTGAGTgagtacacacagacacacacacacataaacaaatagacacagacagacacacacacaaacagacagaaaaacagagacacacacatagatggacacatgcacaaacacactcacacagactgacccacacacacagactgacacacacacacacacacactcacacagactgacacacacacacggactgAAGACAGTGTTTGATGATGTCGATGTTGATGACGCAACCTGTTTGTCCTCCAGTGAAACACACCATCAGTTTGATGATTCTGTTTGTGCTGCTCGCGACACACTCCGTCTGAAACGCAGCAGTGTTGAATAATCTAGTGTTGACTAAACTAGCATCTGCATTAGCACACATTTAAACTCATCCATTCCCTGCTAACCTTCCAGTGCAGGTTCTCAAACACCACCTGATTGGCCACTGTGGTCACAtgatcaacagaaatgactgattggaGTTGATGGAATCGACTCttagactgcatttattttacattttaactagAGATCTAAATAATAGTCTGATACTCAAATAATAGTTTGAGCTTATTATTGCATGTTTAATTTACTTCCTTCATAAAACCTGAAATTCTACTAGCTTATTCTTCAAGGAATcgctaatataataatacaacCCCGAATCCTTAGCATGAATCCGTAACGTAAATTTGCATTGTCTTGCTGTAATATGCATGagcatccctggaaaagaaggcagcatattgtgctctgAAATTCTCTCTGTACACAACCCcagaccatgacagaccctgacttttggacttgttgctggtaaccgtctggatgatccttttcattttttggtccggagcacacggcgtccatttcttccaaaaacacctgaaatactgatttatctgagcactgtacatgtttCCACTCTGTGATGGTCCATCCTAGATGCCTTCAAGACCAGAAGAGTTGATGGTgcttttggacactgttaacatagggcttccttttggcacaataCACTttgaccatacctgtcaacattgggatgtgaaaataagggatgtgCCCACCCTAATATgggataccccccccccccttaaaaaaatccccaaatgatTAAATATGCTCATCTTCAGCTGtaacattgtaaataaacagttaaacgctcagtaatatgttttattattattatttacaaaggaaaaaaataattagtatacattagcagctaatacattagcaaacagttcagcttattaaaattaatagctattataaataaatagaatcaaGATATCagatctcattaaccttttcttgtctgtataactcacacattctgattaaacagCAGCGGATGcatctcatttatttagatttttagtttgattacattaaataacagaggtgtcactttaaaaatgcacacatctgatGTTATAATGAACGCTTTccattgctttcctaactttttatgcttatttaggaCTAAATTAGTTGTGTGtgaaaaaaccccaccaagatcgacatctttagacattattattattaattatgtgtatatgtctgttcaaacacacacccaaatcacagactttcactccgcttcagatcacatgtacagaatcagtttgggaaacagcgtctattcatcactatggagcgcgtcagctgacagtcacgcaccgctatatgaggATTTGAGGATGGTATATGaggggcgacggcacctgtaatgaaaaggaaagggaatcctgcaggtttatatatatttatttcagtgttttcatgcctaaacaaagcgaaagcacagaacagactcacatttaagagcgaggggcggcccctggtggttcggcggtatggggtgtgtatagggaggatcaattaatcaattaaaactctttaatgtttatttgccacccttcagagaaagacggAAAACACAGgataaatacaggaaaatacctacAGGATTGttgcgggatagaactgtaaaatacaggagaatcacaggaaaaacgggagggttgacaggtatgactgTAACTAGTGTTTAAATAACCttaatgatgtcagtttgatggattGGGTGAAATATGTTTAGCCACGCCCCTACAAGCATTGGTTTGTAGCAAATtaaagatgagaggaggagctGAAAGGAAACCCCACCCCCTGCTTAATATTCCATATCTGTTTGACATGCATCACCATAATGGAATATAAGTAATAAAGTGGGTGCGgcaccgtggctcagtggttagcactgtggcctcacagcataaaggtcactggtttgagtcccggctgggtcagttggtgtttcagtgtggagtttgcatgttctccccgtgttggcgtgggtttcctccgagtgctccggtttcccccacagtccaaacccatgcgctataggggattgatgaactaaattggcgtgtagagtgtgtgtgaatgagtgtgtatgggtgtttcccagtactgggttgcagttggaagggcatccgctgtgtaaaacatgctggaatagttggtggttcattccgctgtggtgacctctgataaataaagagactaagctgaaggaaaatgaatgaaatgataaaATGACTGAAAGAAATCTTGACTGTCGATCTACAGAGATGAATAAAACTCTGATGTGAATATTAAGTGACTGTAAATATACTGTTTTCTAATTTAGAGTATTATAACAGAGAAGCAGGGATTTTGACTATgacattagtttttatttttatgagcattttggaatattgcacaaaaatgcttaatggaaatgccaagttGTGTGACAATTATGAAAATACACTTAAAGAGGCTTCCTCTACTGCAGAACACCACATTCTCTTCTGTTTCTCACTGGATGGGAAAGACGCTGCTTTATCGGGAAATGTattatttgcatctttggatggaaatatagctacATCCTATACTTTTTACAACACCAGAATAacgaaggtgtgtgtgtgtgtttgtgtgtgtgtgtgtagctcgaATCATCCCTATGAAGTGGCCGAGGTCATCAGTTTGCCCATTGATCAGGGAAATCCTCCGTATCTGAAGTGGATTGGAGACGTAGTGCCGGAGTGACTCCAGTCTCCAGTGTTTTTTCCTCGTCTCAATCCCAATGTTTACTTTGCAGCAGAAGAATATCAGGATAAGGTTATGTTCCGGATGAGCAGATTGttataatttacagtgcattaaagCGTCACACTCAGCAGaaggtgtgtgtttttgtcttattGTGAAGATTACAGGGTATGGAGTGCAAGAGCTTCAGTTCAGTGGGTGTTTCCACTCAAAGGAAGCCTCTTGTTTTGTTGAGGCCACTAAAAATAACACATACTGGTGTTAAAGACACAGTCCACTGAAAAACTCTCACTCAAGTGTTTATGAGATTCTTCTTTTNNNNNNNNNNNNNNNNNNNNNNNNNNNNNNNNNNNNNNNNNNNNNNNNNNNNNNNNNNNNNNNNNNNNNNNNNNNNNNNNNNNNNNNNNNNNNNNNNNNNNNNNNNNNNNNNNNNNNNNNNNNNNNNNNNNNNNNNNNNNNNNNNNNNNNNNNNNNNNNNNNNNNNNNNNNNNNNNNNNNNNNNNNNNNNNNNNNNNNNNNNNNNNNNNNNNNNNNNNNNNNNNNNNNNNNNNNNNNNNNNNNNNNNNNNNNNNNNNNNNNNNNNNNNNNNNNNNNNNNNNNNNNNNNNNNNNNNNNNNNNNNNNNNNNNNNNNNNNNNNNNNNNNNNNNNNNNNNNNNNNNNNNNNNNNNNNNNNNNNNNNNNNNNNNNNNNNNNNNNNNNNNNNNNNNNNNNNNNNNNNNNNNNNNNNNNNNNNNNNNNNNNNNNNNNNNNNNNNNNNNNNNNNNNNNNNNNNNNNNNNNNNNNNNNNNNNNNNNNNNNNNNNNNNNNNNNNNNNNNNTGCTAGTGTGAATCAGGTATAAGACTTTACTCATCATAAACATGATTTCAGCAGGGGTCCTGGAGGACGAACTCCCATGATTCACACTCTGTCAGAGTCATCaaaatatgcatttgtttgttgtgaatactcgccctctagtggccaaaattacatactgtgcatTTCAGCTGCAATCTGCTCTGCACCTAATGCCTAAAGTAAAAGCCTCTCCTTGATCCTCATGTTGGATGCTTGACTCTGAGTGCTTTTCTTGACTGAATGTCTTGACTCTGAGTGTTTTTCTGGGATGTCTGACACCTGCGCTCCCTCACCTGAGAGCCTGTGACTCTGCTGTCGGCCCCTGGGGACCGAAGCGAGGCCCAAGAGGCTGGAGACGTGTGTCTGGAGCCGGGCTGAGCTGCTCCGGGTGCTGGGCGGCGCTGGGGGAAAGCAGCGCTGGTGGGGTGGAAGAACTCAGCCGGAAGATGAAAGAGAGATGAAGACGTCTGACCTTCTCTACTGCCAtctacacacacacccacacacacacacacacacacacacacacacaaacagaaacacacatgcacacacaaacacataaacagaaacacacacgcacacacaaacagaaacacacatgcacacacaaacacataaacagaaacacacacacacacagaaacataacGCATATAaacgtacatacacacacacacacacacacacacaaacaaataaaaacacatacacacaaacagaaacacagataACACAAAAatacacccacacccacacacacacacacacacaaacaatatgtAAATATTGATGCCAATCTTATTTATTCAGGAACTATTATAGAGGAACCACACCAGAGGAACTACAGTAGAGGAACCACAGCAGAGAAACCACAGCAGAGGAACTACAGCAGAGGAACTACAGCAGAGGAACTACAGTAGAGAAACCACGGCAACGGAACTACAGCAGAGGAACTACAGTAGAGGAACTACAGCAGAGGAACTACAGCAGAGGAACTACAGTAGCGGAAC
Above is a window of Danio aesculapii chromosome 6, fDanAes4.1, whole genome shotgun sequence DNA encoding:
- the LOC130230319 gene encoding protein CutA homolog, with the translated sequence MFTDAGSIKIFCLTVLSALLMVSVLRWSGLRMFSMASQTYSSGTHSAAFVTCPNDTVAKQLARGIVEKKLAACVNIIPQITSVYEWQGKIEEDNEVLLMIKTRSSKIPDLAEYVRSNHPYEVAEVISLPIDQGNPPYLKWIGDVVPE